One Gadus morhua chromosome 13, gadMor3.0, whole genome shotgun sequence genomic window carries:
- the ora4 gene encoding olfactory receptor class A-like protein 4 codes for MAEVLTVDAILFGLLVFTGIMGNIMVMHTVCQSAMQSQSRRMPASDTILVHLSLANLLTSLFRTVPIFISDLGLEVTLSPGWCRVFMLLWVWWRAVGCWVTLALSAFHCSTLRRQHVAFGPLAVQKERRRVWGALGLVWGVNLVLSLPALVYTTHVHGNATVELMVISCTTRPLLGCIWEFPSREQGEAFASTSLVLNEVLPLVLMICTNLATLHALAKHIRAVTAAGGDSGDMDRHLASERKAGHVIMSLVSLFVVCWVLQVAAVTYYNHDGGHHAEGLLTVAHFAASLFVGFSPMVVALGHGKLRKRIVGKLVGCSNVVRCRGHEGEDDGGAAGAAQQKEKGKTVFVVQKEAASTKEKTMSKK; via the exons ATGGCTGAGGTCCTCACTGTAGATGCCATATTGTTTGGCCTTCTGGTGTTCACCGGTATTATGGGGAACATCATGGTCATGCATACG GTGTGCCAGTCCGCCATGCAGAGTCAGTCTCGTCGGATGCCCGCGTCGGACACCATCCTGGTCCACCTGTCGCTGGCCAACCTGCTGACCTCGCTGTTCCGCACCGTGCCCATCTTCATCTCCGACCTGGGACTGGAGGTGACCCTGTCCCCGGGCTGGTGCCGGGTCTTCATGCTGCTGTGGGTGTGGTGGAGGGCCGTGGGCTGCTGGGTGACCCTGGCCCTGAGCGCCTTCCACTGCTCCACCCTGCGGCGCCAGCACGTGGCCTTCGGACCCCTGGCCGTGCAGAAGGAGCGGCGGCGGGTGtggggggccctggggctggTGTGGGGCGTCAACCTGGTGCTCTCCCTGCCGGCGCTGGTGTACACCACGCACGTGCACGGGAACGCCACGGTGGAGCTGATGGTGATCAGCTGCACCACCCGGCCCCTGCTGGGCTGCATCTGGGAGTTCCCCAGCCGGGAGCAGGGCGAGGCGTTCGCCTCCACCTCCCTGGTGCTGAACGAGGTGCTGCCGCTGGTGCTGATGATCTGCACCAACCTGGCCACGCTGCACGCCCTGGCCAAGCACATCCGGGCCGTGACGGCGGCGGGCGGGGACAGCGGGGACATGGACCGGCACCTGGCCAGCGAGCGCAAGGCGGGCCACGTCATCATGTCGCTGGTGTCCCTGTTTGTGGTGTGCTGGGTGCTGCAGGTCGCCGCGGTGACGTACTACAACCACGACGGGGGCCACCACGCTGAGGGCCTGCTGACCGTGGCCCACTTTGCGGCGTCCCTGTTCGTGGGGTTCAGCCCCATGGTGGTGGCCCTTGGACACGGGAAGCTGAGGAAGAGGATTGTGGGTAAGCTGGTCGGCTGCTCGAACGTGGTGAGGTGTCGGGGGCATGAAGGGGAGGACGACGGCGGGGCCGCGGGCGCTGCACagcagaaggagaaggggaagaCTGTCTTTGTGGTGCAGAAGGAAGCCGCGAGCACGAAGGAGAAAACTATGAGTAAAAAATAG
- the ora3.1 gene encoding olfactory receptor class A-like protein 4, whose protein sequence is MSEAEAELVGMGLRTDASPVQTTFYILLVLFGIVGNTTVIGVIGHSVLMNPGVGRNSDIIIINMAVSNLMVSVLRNALLVISDIGIALYSSKECCQFLMGVWVWLRSVNVWSTLLLSAFHFHTLRRVAPPLGNLHGPRGLPKLLLLGLGLIWVLNFLYSIPAHVFSINGNQNSTETLMLVSSTTRPLLGCIWNFPLKNGLLYATISMVIHETLPIVLMAFTNAGSLYSLYAHSKMRSMVNDVHVIKKVPAERRAAKVILALIMLFIASWGTSIISVNYFNYNRGQSAEFLLVIARFANIFFIAMSPIILSIGHRRLRSFFTSLV, encoded by the exons ATGTCTGAGGCGGAGGCAGAGCTGGTGGGGATGGGGCTGCGCACAGACGCGTCTCCCGTTCAGACCACCTTCTACATCCTCCTGGTGCTGTTCGGCATCGTGGGGAACACCACGGTGATCGGAGTCATCGGCCACAGCGTGCTGATGAACCCCGGCGTGGGCCGGAACTcggacatcatcatcatcaacatggcGGTGTCCAACCTGATGGTGTCTGTGTTGAGGAACGCTCTGCTCGTTATCTCAGACATTGGAATCGCG CTATACTCGTCCAAAGAATGTTGTCAGTTTCtcatgggggtgtgggtgtggctgCGGTCCGTCAATGTGTGGTCCACGCTGTTGCTGAGTGCCTTCCACTTCCACACCTTAAGAAGAGTGGCCCCTCCACTGGGGAACCTGCATGGGCCCCGGGGACTGcccaaactcctcctcctcggacTGGGGCTCATCTGGGTCCTCAATTTCCTCTACTCCATCCCTGCCCACGTCTTCTCCATCAACGGCAACCAGAACAGCACTGAG ACCTTGATGCTGGTGAGCAGCACCACGCGGCCGCTGTTGGGCTGCATCTGGAACTTCCCCCTGAAGAACGGCCTGCTGTACGCCACCATCTCCATGGTCATCCACGAGACGCTGCCCATCGTGCTGATGGCCTTCACCAACGCCGGCTCCCTGTACAGCCTGTACGCCCACAGCAAGATGCGCAGCATGGTCAACGACGTGCACGTCATCAAGAAGGTTCCAGCGGAGCGCCGGGCAGCCAAG GTTATTCTGGCCCTCATTATGCTCTTCATCGCCTCCTGGGGAACCAGCATAATATCTGTCAACTACTTCAACTACAACCGCGGTCAGTCGGCCGAGTTCCTCCTGGTCATTGCACGCTTTGCCAACATTTTCTTCATCGCCATGTCGCCCATTATTCTGTCTATTGGTCACCGCCGCTTGCGTTCGTTTTTTACAAGTCTCGTATGA
- the LOC115557441 gene encoding cyclin-L2 isoform X2 translates to MSSELRSRNAILKKYAMAAGDLRIPGEGVLIGDKLYSGVTLTLDNCRVPAERLQSSPSADHGLTSIAEEQLRMRGCELIQAAGILLKLPQVAMATGQILFQRFFYCKSFVRHCAEMVAMACVHLSSKIEEEPRRIRDVINVFHHLKKGRGGRTRPPLPLDAAYVNTKAQVIKTERRVLKELGFCVHVKHPHKVIVMYLQVLECEKNTPLVQMAWNYMNDSLRTDVFLRYSAETVACACIYLSARALQIPLPEQPAWFLLFGSAEEDLKEICRRILRLYALPSVSLAALLLQVDKCRQAMDAVAAKAKAAGTVLLSIGTPTLDSPANFSPASKAVSPAVPNPGHESPVSKVALKNACRKLANGDGRSRSVSSASRSASPLRRKKHAVHRERERERERYRERDGERSRRGAEKGRGRREEHSRRR, encoded by the exons ATGTCCTCAGAGCTCCGTTCTCGCAACGcaattttaaaaaaatatgccATGGCTGCTGGCGATCTAAGGATTCCCGGAGAAGGTGTTCTAATAGGAGATAAACTTTATTCCGGCGTTACTTTAACTTTAGATAATTGCCGGGTGCCAGCGGAGCGGCTACAGAGCAGCCCGTCCGCCGACCATGGCTTGACCTCGATCGCCGAGGAGCAGCTTAGGATGCGCGGCTGTGAGTTGATCCAAGCCGCTGGCATCTTGCTCAAACTTCCACAG GTAGCGATGGCCACGGGACAAATTCTCTTCCAGAGATTTTTCTACTGCAAATCGTTCGTCCGACACTGTGCAGAG ATGGTGGCCATGGCGTGTGTACACCTCTCCTCTAAGATCGAGGAGGAGCCGCGCCGGATACGAGACGTGATCAACGTGTTTCACCATCTGAAGAAGGGCAGAGGGGGCCG AACACGTCCGCCGCTGCCATTGGACGCCGCGTATGTCAATACTAAGGCTCAGGTGATCAAAACGGAAAGGAGGGTTCTGAAGGAGCTGGGCTTCTGTGTGCACGTCAAGCACCCCCACAAG GTAATAGTCATGTACCTTCAGGTTCTGGAGTGTGAGAAGAACACTCCCCTGGTTCAAATGGCCTG GAACTACATGAACGATAGCCTGCGGACAGACGTTTTCCTGAGGTACAGTGCTGAGACGGTCGCCTGTGCCTGTATCTACCTGTCAGCCAGAGCTTTACAG ataCCTCTGCCAGAGCAGCCCGCCTGGTTCCTGTTGTTCGGCTCGGCGGAGGAGGACCTGAAGGAGATCTGCCGGAGGATCCTGCGGCTGTACGCGCTGCCCAGCGTGTCCCTGGCCGccctgctgctgcaggtggACAAGTGTCGCCAGGCCATGGACGCCGTGGCCGCCAAGGCCAAGGCCGCGGGCACGGTGCTGCTGTCCATCGGGACGCCCACCCTCGACAGCCCCGCTAACTTCTCCCCCGCCTCCAAAGCAG TGTCACCTGCTGTGCCAAATCCCGGTCATGAATCTCCTGTGTCAAAAGTTGCCCTAAAAAATGCCTGCCGAAAACTAGCGAATGGAGATGG ACGCAGTCGCAGCGTCTCGTCCGCCTCTCGCTCCGCCTCGCCGCTACGACGCAAGAAGCACGCGGTCCacagggagcgggagagggagcgggagcggTACAGGGAGCGAGACGGGGAGAGGAGTCgcagaggagcagagaaggGTCGTGGACGGAGGGAGGAACACTCGCGTAGGAGATGA
- the ssu72 gene encoding RNA polymerase II subunit A C-terminal domain phosphatase SSU72 isoform X1 has translation MPSHPLRVAVVCSSNQNRSMEAHNILSKRGFDVRSFGTGSHVKLPGPAPDKPNVYDFKTSYEQMYNDLVRKDKELSLRYTQNGILHMLDRNKRIKTRPERFQNCKDHFDLVITCEERVYDQVLEDLSSREQETLQSVHVINVDIQDNHEEATLGAFLICELCQCIQHTDDMENEIDELIQEFEDKSNRPFLHTVCFY, from the exons ATGCCGAGCCACCCGCTGCGCGTGGCGGTTGTGTGCTCGAGCAACCAGAACCGCAGTATGGAAGCGCACAATATCCTCAG CAAACGTGGATTTGACGTGCGTTCATTTGGGACTGGCTCCCACGTGAAGCTGCCTGGCCCTGCCCCGGATAAGCCTAATGTTTACGACTTCAAAACATCTTATGAACAGATGTACAACGACCTGGTCCGCAAGGACAAGGAACT CTCCTTAAGGTACACCCAGAATGGAATCCTTCACATGCTGGACCGCAACAAGCGTATCAAAACCAGACCGGAGCGGTTCCAGAACTGTAAGGACCACTTTGACCTGGTCATTACCTGTGAAGAGAGGGTCTACGACCAAGTCCTGGAAG ACCTCAGCTCCAGAGAACAGGAGACGCTGCAGTCGGTGCACGTCATCAACGTGGACATCCAGGACAACCACGAGGAAGCCACGCTCGGGGCCTTCCTCATCTGTgagctgtgtcagtgt ATCCAGCACACGGACGACATGGAGAATGAAATCGACGAGCTGATTCAGGAGTTTGAAGATAAGAGTAACAGGCCTTTCCTACACACCGTGTGCTTCTACTGA
- the fndc10 gene encoding uncharacterized protein fndc10, translating to MKRQQIQSLLVLSAVILCALHEAVGYSRTGGVSETSMPAASPGEEGGSHSRARSRHTHVRSNNQTFDSLVNNSRHAPKIREGSEPMSNTKRSHLPAVMSGRTNSPRWSPTEQRGASLCAYRVIEGGVGGQLCFRHTQWGFHCGSANCRTVSSLGGLVANILTNGTVLLQWTNEGAVRGRVHDKATDISTGQGPHINKTGGGDGNHTSGDSATGSTEGPQGYLTPTPRAAFSHRPRRRSGVELSCWWNGSYTQFECATVHLGPGCRDFLLTDLHENVPYRICLRALAPAQSPGDRRDCVEFTMSPSGMQDIVIAMTTVGGAICVMLVIICLLVAYITENIMSPATQHTYHYHTHSRH from the coding sequence ATGAAGAGGCAACAAATACAATCACTGCTTGTTTTGTCGGCCGTCATACTCTGCGCGTTGCACGAGGCAGTGGGGTACAGCAGAACTGGCGGCGTCTCAGAAACCTCAATGCCAGCCGCATCtccaggagaggagggaggcagcCATAGCAGAGCACGGTCGAGGCACACGCACGTCAGATCAAACAACCAAACATTCGACAGTCTTGTCAACAATAGCAGACACGCACCAAAGATCAGAGAAGGGTCTGAGCCCATGTCCAACACCAAAAGAAGCCACCTTCCCGCTGTGATGTCTGGGAGGACAAACAGCCCCAGATGGAGCCCCACAGAGCAGCGGGGGGCATCACTGTGTGCCTACAGAGTCATCGAGGGAGGTGTCGGGGGGCAACTctgtttcagacacacacagtggggcTTCCATTGCGGCAGCGCGAACTGCAGGACCGTGAGCTCCCTGGGGGGCCTGGTGGCAAACATCCTCACAAACGGCACTGTGCTGTTGCAATGGACCAACGAGGGTGCAGTACGCGGGAGGGTTCACGATAAGGCCACCGACATAAGCACTGGTCAGGGCCCTCACATAAACAAGACCGGTGGTGGGGATGGAAACCACACGAGTGGGGATTCAGCGACAGGCTCGACAGAGGGACCACAGGGGTATTTAACTCCCACACCCAGGGCTGCTTTTAGCCACCGGCCGCGCAGGAGGTCGGGCGTGGAGCTGAGCTGCTGGTGGAACGGGAGCTACACGCAGTTCGAATGCGCCACCGTCCACCTCGGCCCCGGCTGCAGGGACTTCCTGCTGACCGACCTGCACGAGAACGTCCCCTACCGCATCTGTCTCCGCGCCCTGGCTCCGGCCCAGTCCCCGGGGGACCGGAGGGACTGCGTGGAGTTCACCATGTCGCCTTCCGGCATGCAGGACATTGTGATCGCCATGACTACCGTGGGAGGCGCCATATGTGTCATGTTGGTCATCATATGCCTGCTGGTGGCGTACATCACAGAGAACATCATGAGCCCCGCCACGCAACACACGTACCATTATCACACACACTCGCGGCACTGA
- the ssu72 gene encoding RNA polymerase II subunit A C-terminal domain phosphatase SSU72 isoform X2, with protein sequence MPSHPLRVAVVCSSNQNRSMEAHNILSKRGFDVRSFGTGSHVKLPGPAPDKPNVYDFKTSYEQMYNDLVRKDKELYTQNGILHMLDRNKRIKTRPERFQNCKDHFDLVITCEERVYDQVLEDLSSREQETLQSVHVINVDIQDNHEEATLGAFLICELCQCIQHTDDMENEIDELIQEFEDKSNRPFLHTVCFY encoded by the exons ATGCCGAGCCACCCGCTGCGCGTGGCGGTTGTGTGCTCGAGCAACCAGAACCGCAGTATGGAAGCGCACAATATCCTCAG CAAACGTGGATTTGACGTGCGTTCATTTGGGACTGGCTCCCACGTGAAGCTGCCTGGCCCTGCCCCGGATAAGCCTAATGTTTACGACTTCAAAACATCTTATGAACAGATGTACAACGACCTGGTCCGCAAGGACAAGGAACT GTACACCCAGAATGGAATCCTTCACATGCTGGACCGCAACAAGCGTATCAAAACCAGACCGGAGCGGTTCCAGAACTGTAAGGACCACTTTGACCTGGTCATTACCTGTGAAGAGAGGGTCTACGACCAAGTCCTGGAAG ACCTCAGCTCCAGAGAACAGGAGACGCTGCAGTCGGTGCACGTCATCAACGTGGACATCCAGGACAACCACGAGGAAGCCACGCTCGGGGCCTTCCTCATCTGTgagctgtgtcagtgt ATCCAGCACACGGACGACATGGAGAATGAAATCGACGAGCTGATTCAGGAGTTTGAAGATAAGAGTAACAGGCCTTTCCTACACACCGTGTGCTTCTACTGA
- the LOC115557441 gene encoding cyclin-L1 isoform X1 has protein sequence MSSELRSRNAILKKYAMAAGDLRIPGEGVLIGDKLYSGVTLTLDNCRVPAERLQSSPSADHGLTSIAEEQLRMRGCELIQAAGILLKLPQVAMATGQILFQRFFYCKSFVRHCAEMVAMACVHLSSKIEEEPRRIRDVINVFHHLKKGRGGRTRPPLPLDAAYVNTKAQVIKTERRVLKELGFCVHVKHPHKVIVMYLQVLECEKNTPLVQMAWNYMNDSLRTDVFLRYSAETVACACIYLSARALQIPLPEQPAWFLLFGSAEEDLKEICRRILRLYALPSVSLAALLLQVDKCRQAMDAVAAKAKAAGTVLLSIGTPTLDSPANFSPASKAVSPAVPNPGHESPVSKVALKNACRKLANGDGKSKLSRSAERRESRPPSPPKRRRSRSVSSASRSASPLRRKKHAVHRERERERERYRERDGERSRRGAEKGRGRREEHSRRR, from the exons ATGTCCTCAGAGCTCCGTTCTCGCAACGcaattttaaaaaaatatgccATGGCTGCTGGCGATCTAAGGATTCCCGGAGAAGGTGTTCTAATAGGAGATAAACTTTATTCCGGCGTTACTTTAACTTTAGATAATTGCCGGGTGCCAGCGGAGCGGCTACAGAGCAGCCCGTCCGCCGACCATGGCTTGACCTCGATCGCCGAGGAGCAGCTTAGGATGCGCGGCTGTGAGTTGATCCAAGCCGCTGGCATCTTGCTCAAACTTCCACAG GTAGCGATGGCCACGGGACAAATTCTCTTCCAGAGATTTTTCTACTGCAAATCGTTCGTCCGACACTGTGCAGAG ATGGTGGCCATGGCGTGTGTACACCTCTCCTCTAAGATCGAGGAGGAGCCGCGCCGGATACGAGACGTGATCAACGTGTTTCACCATCTGAAGAAGGGCAGAGGGGGCCG AACACGTCCGCCGCTGCCATTGGACGCCGCGTATGTCAATACTAAGGCTCAGGTGATCAAAACGGAAAGGAGGGTTCTGAAGGAGCTGGGCTTCTGTGTGCACGTCAAGCACCCCCACAAG GTAATAGTCATGTACCTTCAGGTTCTGGAGTGTGAGAAGAACACTCCCCTGGTTCAAATGGCCTG GAACTACATGAACGATAGCCTGCGGACAGACGTTTTCCTGAGGTACAGTGCTGAGACGGTCGCCTGTGCCTGTATCTACCTGTCAGCCAGAGCTTTACAG ataCCTCTGCCAGAGCAGCCCGCCTGGTTCCTGTTGTTCGGCTCGGCGGAGGAGGACCTGAAGGAGATCTGCCGGAGGATCCTGCGGCTGTACGCGCTGCCCAGCGTGTCCCTGGCCGccctgctgctgcaggtggACAAGTGTCGCCAGGCCATGGACGCCGTGGCCGCCAAGGCCAAGGCCGCGGGCACGGTGCTGCTGTCCATCGGGACGCCCACCCTCGACAGCCCCGCTAACTTCTCCCCCGCCTCCAAAGCAG TGTCACCTGCTGTGCCAAATCCCGGTCATGAATCTCCTGTGTCAAAAGTTGCCCTAAAAAATGCCTGCCGAAAACTAGCGAATGGAGATGG GAAGAGCAAACTAAGTCGCAGCgccgagaggagagagagccgaCCCCCCAGTCCTCCAAAGCGCAG ACGCAGTCGCAGCGTCTCGTCCGCCTCTCGCTCCGCCTCGCCGCTACGACGCAAGAAGCACGCGGTCCacagggagcgggagagggagcgggagcggTACAGGGAGCGAGACGGGGAGAGGAGTCgcagaggagcagagaaggGTCGTGGACGGAGGGAGGAACACTCGCGTAGGAGATGA
- the LOC115557104 gene encoding von Willebrand factor A domain-containing protein 1: MGKSGQSRGPLHTWAPRPQPSLACAVIRVWSLWRSLSFSLNPPACFLLLHLLPVALNCREGALLLLLDSSGSVSSYEFQRLRLFLEELLRPFPLGPGHVQVGLLQVDTLPHLGFGLGAHRSQPELRAALMQARQLRGDTNTVAALALAKDLLSSARGAGGIPRVLLWLTDGVRPGDVDQWMSRLKDDGVTVLALATGQGDYQTLRRAVSPPVESHLYVVDVDDLRIVMEELREAIIEILCAEGLRVVHLTARSAVLQWRPVLTTDTGSYHLQWQCGGVPGSGSSSASGCGTTAGWPQGRSVSGGSNRAELSDLRPDATYTASLTPMSALYQDHFSTLSVTFTTLPELLGPSVVSVLAYGPHQMNVSWGPLQPGHVQGYRVEYAVLPGGHVSTVEVEGHRNSAVLAGLEPDTQYLVTVSALHTTGGERAMSVKACTQEVPAPLPALEELLLTPLDGAGVEARWRAPSGQPDSLRGYWLSWEAGTPAGAWTSMSYMQVGAGTLSAQLANVAGGGCARVCVSPVYRSGRGDGLCCTSGG; encoded by the exons ATGGGGAAG TCTGGCCAATCCAGGGGCCCCTTGCACACCTGGGCCCCTAGGCCgcagcctagcctagcctgtGCGGTAATCCGTGTCTGGTCATTATGGAGATCACTGTCCTTCAGCCTCAACCCCCCCGCCtgcttccttctcctccatctgctCCCCGTAGCGCTGAACTGCCGCGAGGgcgccctgctgctgctgctggactcctCAGGCAGCGTCTCCTCCTACGAGTTCCAGCGCCTGCGGCTCttcctggaggagctgctgcgCCCCTTCCCCCTGGGCCCCGGCCACGTGCAGGTGGGGCTGCTGCAGGTGGACACCCTGCCGCACCTGGGGTTCGGCCTGGGCGCGCACCGCTCCCAGCCGGAGCTGCGGGCGGCCCTGATGCAGGCCCGGCAACTGCGGGGGGACACCAACACCGTCGCGGCCCTGGCCCTGGCCAAGGATCTGCTCTCCAGCGctaggggggcaggggggatcCCTAGGGTGCTCCTGTGGCTGACGGACGGGGTGAGGCCCGGAGACGTGGACCAGTGGATGTCGAGGCTGAAGGATGACGGGGTGACCGTGCTGGCCCTGGCCACCGGACAGGGGGACTACCAGACCCTGCGGCGGGCGGTGTCCCCGCCCGTCGAGTCCCACCTCTACGTGGTGGACGTCGATGACCTCCGCATCGTGATGGAGGAACTGAGGGAGGCcatcattg AGATCCTGTGTGCGGAGGGGCTCCGCGTGGTCCATCTGACGGCCCGTAGCGCTGTGCTACAGTGGCGTCCGGTTCTGACCACGGACACAGGCTCCTACCACCTGCAGTGGCAGTGTGGGGGGGTGCCGGGGTCCGGCTCCAGCAGTGCCTCTGGGTGTGGCACTACTGCCGGGTGGCCCCAGGGTCGCAGCGTCTCCGGGGGCTCCAACAGGGCGGAGCTGAGCGACCTGCGCCCGGACGCCACCTACACAgcctccctcacccccatgTCGGCCCTTTACCAAGACCACTTCAGCACCCTGTCCGTCACCTTCACCACACTgcctg AGTTATTGGGTCCATCTGTGGTCTCCGTGTTGGCCTATGGCCCTCACCAGATGAACGTCAGCTGGGGCCCTCTACAGCCCGGACACGTCCAGGGCTACAGGGTGGAGTACGCAGTGCTTCCCGGCGGACACGTAAGCACCGTGGAGGTGGAGGGCCACCGCAACTCCGCTGTGCTCGCTGGACTGGAGCCAGACACTCAGTATCTGGTGACCGTCAGCGCTCTGCACACCACAGGCGGGGAGAGAGCCATGTCTGTCAAGGCCTGCACTCAGGAAG tgcctgcacccctcccagccctgGAGGAACTCCTGCTAACCCCCCTGGATGGAGCCGGGGTCGAGGCCAGGTGGAGGGCCCCCTCCGGGCAGCCGGACAGCCTGAGGGGCTACTGGCTCAGCTGGGAGGCAGGGACCCCCGCGGGGGCCTGGACCTCCATGTCGTACATGCAGGTGGGCGCCGGGACCTTGTCGGCGCAGCTAGCTAACGTGGCCGGCGGCGGTTGCGCCcgcgtgtgtgtctcccccgTCTACCGCTCGGGCCGCGGGGACGGACTGTGCTGCACCTCCGGGGGGTGA